The genomic region TATATACCGACAGATCGCGGCATCTACGCCGTCTACCCCCATCGGCGCTACCTGCCGGCAAAGGTACGCATCTTCGTCGACTACCTGCACAACTGGTTTCGCAAGAACGGCTAGCTCCCTGCCCACTCGGACCGGTCCCAATTCCGTCTCATTTTTTCACGAAGTTGCACCATGAACGATGACCTGCGATGCGCCGAGGGCTCATGAAGAAAACAACCCTCCTGCTCGCCGCAATGCTGTTGATGGCGCCCGCCGCAGCATTTGCCCACCCGCATATTTTCGTGCAGGCGCGGCTTGAGGTGGTGGCCGGCGATGATGGCAATGTCAAGGAGCTACAGAATGTCTGGCGGTTCGACGAAGTATTCTCGTCTTCGGTGCTGATGGATTTCGACAAGAACGCCAATCTGAAGCTCGACCCGGACGAACTGACCGCAGTCGGCGCCACCGTGCGCGATTCGCTTGCCGACTACGATTACTACGTGAACATGTCGTTGAACGGAAAGGCGATTAAGGTGAACAAGCCTGATGTCATTCACGTCGACTACAAGGACGGACAGTTGTTGATGTTCTTCAAGGTCTCGCCAGCCGAGCCGATGCCGATGAAGGGCAACCGCCTTTCCTTCGGCATCTACGACCCGACGCTCTACACCTCGATCGACTTCCCGACAGACGGCGACCTGGTGACCATGGGCAGCACCTTCAAATCCTGCACCACGAAGGTCGTGCGCCCCGACCCGGACGAGGTCATCGCCGAGAACAAGTCATCGCTGACCGACGCCTTCTTCAACGACCCAACCGGGACGACCATGTCGAAACTGTTTGCAACACGGATCGATGC from Rhizobium tumorigenes harbors:
- a CDS encoding DUF1007 family protein: MKKTTLLLAAMLLMAPAAAFAHPHIFVQARLEVVAGDDGNVKELQNVWRFDEVFSSSVLMDFDKNANLKLDPDELTAVGATVRDSLADYDYYVNMSLNGKAIKVNKPDVIHVDYKDGQLLMFFKVSPAEPMPMKGNRLSFGIYDPTLYTSIDFPTDGDLVTMGSTFKSCTTKVVRPDPDEVIAENKSSLTDAFFNDPTGTTMSKLFATRIDAQC